accccattgGACCCTATGGGACCCTTTAGCCCCCCAtagcaccccacggcaccccctATAGCACCCATGGCCCCCCCCCAAAGCACCCCATAGCACCCTAGAGcacccctccagctcccctgggacccccccgaGCCCCATAGCACCCTATAGCACCCCACATcgcccctgggacccccctgagacccccagcaccccatagCACCCATAGTCaacccccagtacccccagtacCCTtagcaccccccagcacccccgggaCCCCATAGCACCCATAgccacccccccagcacccccagcccccccaactccccccagcGACCCAGAGCACCCATAGTCACCCCATagcacccccagcatcccccagcacccccgggaccccccagcaccccatagCACCCTAtagcacccacagcaccccgggaccccccagcaccccctgggacccccagcacccccagcccccctaggaccccccagcaccccatagCACCCTATAgcaccccccgggaccccctggaactccccagcaccccatagCACCCATAGTCACCCCATAGCACCCACAGTCACCCCACAGGACCCCATAGCATCCCCCGgaaccccccagcaccccatagCACCCTATAGcacccccagaaccccccagcaccccccgggaccccctggaactccccagcaccccatagCACCCATAGTCACCCCATAGCACCCCCCAGTCCCCCCGGGACCCCATAACACCCATAGTCACCCCAtagcacccccagcccccccgggaccccatAGCACCCATAGTCACCCCAtagcacccccagcccccctgggaccccatagcaccccctgggacccccccggaacaccccagcacccccagcccccccaggaccccccagcaccccatagCACTCTATAataccccccagcccccacaggaccccccagaaccccccagcaccccatagCACCCTATAGcaaccccagcccccccgggaccccccagcaccccgtgGGACCCCCAAgcaccccccgggaccccccagcaccccatagcaccccccagcaccccctgggaccccccagcaccccccagcaccccatagcaccccccagcaccccctgggACCTCCaagcacccccagcaccccccagcaccccatagcaccccccagcacccccgggaccccccagcaccccccagcaccccatagcaccccccagcacccccgggaccccccagcaccccccatcACCCCATAGGACCCCAtagcaccccccagcaccccatagCACCCCGGCGCACCCACGAGCAGGGCGCCGAGCGCCAGCAGCCGCGGCTCCAtcgccctggggtggggggtgggggtggggggtcccctatatccccgccccgcccccgcccgccgcccccacccAATtacaggggtggggtgggggaggggcagcgGGCACACCCCAGGAATGTggggcagccgcccccgcccccaccccccaattaTGGGCACCCACGAGGCCGGGGGGGCCCAGGCGTCCCAGCCCTATAGATCAGGGCACGCAGTGGTCCCAGCCCCATAGatgggggcacccaggggtccgGGACCCATAGATCAGAGCACCCAGGGGTCTCAGCCCCATAGAAGGGGGCACCGAGGGGACCCAGCTCCATAGATCAGAGCAcccaggggtcccagccccacagatgggggcacccaggggtcccagccctATAGATCAGAGCAcccaggggtcccagccccataGGTCAGAGTAcccaggggtcccagccccacagatgggggcacccaggggtcccagccccacagatcAGAGCACCCAGgggccccagccccacagacgggggcacccaggggtccgAGCCCTATAGATCAGAGCAcccaggggtcccagccccacagatgggggcacccaggggtcccagccccacagatcAGAGCACCcagggaccccagccccacagacgggggcacccaggggtcccagccctATAGATCAGAGCAcccaggggtcccagccccacagatgggggcacccaggggtcccagccccataGGTCAGAGTAcccaggggtcccagccccacagatgggggcacccaggggccccagccccacagatcAGAGCAcccaggggtcccagccccataGATCAGAGCAcccaggggtcccagccccacagatgggggcacccaggggtcccagccctATAGATCAGAGCAcccaggggtcccagccccacagatgGGTGCAcccaggggtcccagccccacagacgggggcacccaggggtcccagccccataGGTCAGAGTAcccaggggtcccagccccacagacgggggcacccaggggtcccagccctATAGATCAGAGCAcccaggggtcccagccccacagacgggggcacccaggggtcccagccccacagatcAGAGCACCCAGgggccccagccccacagacgggggcacccaggggtccgGGACCCCCAGATtccgcccctcccccccgccgcggccccgtTTCCCGCCGCGGGCGCGTGCCCTCCCGCGTGACGCAGCCCCGcgcgcccccgcccccagcccggAAGCGCCACGTGACCCCACCCACCACTTCCGCCCGCCCACGTGACCCGCCCCCTGCGTGACCCGGGTGCGCCGCCGAGCCCCGcccctctccccccatcccccccccgaCCGCGGCGCGCGCACGCGCGGTTCCCGCCAGGCCCCCGCGCACGCGCCGAGGCCGGTCTCGCGAGAGGGGGCGTGGCGACGGACGGCGGCGGGGGTGGGGCCCGGGAGGGCGTGgcccggcgcggggcggccccgcccaCCGGCGCATGcgcagggcggcggcggcggccggaggggagcggcggcgcggcggTGAGCGGGGCCCGGCCGCGGGGCATTGTgggaacgggggggggggggcggggggcggggggtgctcccctcccctcccctccccccacccccgcccctccccccacccccccaggccTCGGTGCTGAGCCGGGGCGGGGCTGctcgggggcgggggaggggcgctgggaggggggggaggggcgtgAGGCCGCGGGGAGGGGCTTGGGGTGTGGGGGAGGGGCTTGGGGTGTGGGGGAGgtccggggagggggggagggggggtctgGGGCTCGGGGGGAGGGGCTTGGAGTGAGTAGGGGGGGAGGGGCTACGGGGGGCCTGGGGTAGAGGGGGGTGGTCTGGGGCTTGGGGGAGGGGCTTGGGGCACGGGGGAGGGGCTTAGTGAAtggggcggggcctgggggtggggggagggggctgggagcgggTGGGTGGGGCCTGAAGCATGGGGGGAGGGGCCTGGGGTATGGGGGGGTCTGGGGCTTGGGGGAGGGGCTTTAGGGTGTTGTGGGTGGGGCTTGGGACATTGTGGGTGGGGTCTGGGGCACGTGGGAGGGGCCTATGCCATGGTGGGTGAGGCCTGAAGCACGGGGGTGGGGCATGGGGTGGCCTGGGGGTCGTTGGGCGGGGCTTAAGGTACAGTGGGTGGGGCCTGTGGATTGGTGGGAGGGGCCTTGAAGCAtggtgggggctggggcattGTGGGAGGGGCCTGAAGCTTGGTGGGAGGGGCTTGCGGCCTGATGGGAGGGGCTTGCGGCCTGGCGGGAGGGGCCTGGTGAGTGGGGGGCGGGGTCTAGGCCGTGGTGGGAGGGGCCTGGGGTGCAGTGGGCGTGGCCCCGGCGCATGGTGGGCGTGGCCCGGGCGCAGGGCGGCCATGATGGCGGACGGGCGCCGGCCGGGGGAGTCGGGCGGGAGCGAGGACGGCGCCttcgaggaggaggaggaggaagaggaggaggaagaggaggaggaggagggggcctCCACCGGtgagcgggggcgggggggcgcccgtgggtgctgtgggtcGCTGTGGGGCtccgtgggtgctgtggggtgctgtggggcactgTGGGTGCTATGGGGCtccgtgggtgctgtggggcatctgtgggtgctgtggggcatcTGTGGGTGCTGTGTGGTGCCCAGAGGTGCTACGGGGCGCCTGTGGGTGCTATGGGGCACTGTGGGGcacctgtgggtgctgtggggctccgtgggtgctatggggtgcccagagctgctgtgtggCACCTGTGGGTGCTATGTGGTGCTCATGGGTGCCGTGGGGCACCTGTGGGCGCCGTGGGGcacctgtgggtgctgtggggctctGTGGGTGTTATGGGGCTCTGTGGGTGCTATGGGGCGCccatgggtgctgtggggccTGATGGGTGCCATGGGGcacctgtgggtgctgtggggttcTGTGAGTGTTATGGGgctctgtgggtgctgtggggctcaGTGAGGCCCCATGGGGTGCTATAGGGCGctgtggggtgcggggggtgccGTGGGGTCCCGTGGGGCGCTCTAGGGCGCTCTAGGGgtgccgcccctcccccccaggcGTCTCGGCGCtgccggaggaggaggaggacgagtCCGAAGCCACGTCGGTGTCGTCGGGGGAGAgcggcccccccaccccccccgccaaCGGCTGCGCAGGTaccgcccctccccccgccgccccccctcccccactgcccagacgcctgggtccccctcccccacccggGCGCCCCACCCTgacacccctccccccaccccgcccccgcAGGTTCCCGGACCCGCGACCGCCCGTCGGGGGAGGAGCCTCGGCCGTTACCGTCGCCGCTAGCGGaggccggggggggaggggaagggggcgggggcagccccggggggggcgggggcggggcggggcggcggggcgggggaggggcggccgaATGGCACGAGTGCCCCGAGTGCGGCCGGGGCTTCGGCACCTCGCGGGCGCTGAAGGTTCACCGCAGTTACCACGTGGGGCGCAAGCggccccagggccccccccggggggggaggggcgggggggaggggcgcgcccgcccctcccccccgcccccccgccctcccccttCCATTACATCTGCGCCGAGTGCGGGCTGGGCTTCGGGGCGCCGGCGGCGCTGGGGGCCCATCGCTGCGAGCacgggcgccgccgccgccgcagccccccgcccccctcccccgccggcgccgcccctccccccgcccagcgccggccccccgccccgccccccccctaCCGCTGCACCGAGTGCGCCGGGGCCTTCGGCCTCGTGGCCGACCTGCACGAGCACTACATGCTGCACGCCCGCGGGGAGCTGTgagcggcgggggaggggcgccgccaccctcccccctccccccccctcccgccgtcccctccccctcccccccccggggatgccccgcccgggcggggggcggcggccgcggggaaTAAACCCGTGTTGGGCGGCGTCGGGGGTCGCCTctgctttgggggggggggggggcgtgtgtgACGTCATCAGCTGGGGATGATGTCATCGGTCGGGGCGAGgccgtgggggtggggggaggggcgaCACTGGGGTGTCCTCGTGGGCGgatggggggggtgtgtgtgtgtgcgtgtgacATCACGGCTGGGCGGTGACATCATGGATGGGGAGTGCTGACATCATCGGGAGGGATGCCACAGATCACGATGACGCTGTAGGCTGGGGGGGGTGTGACGTCATAGCTCGGGGGCGGAGCAGTTGCTCGGGCGTCGGGGCGGCTGATGTCAcaggccggggcgggggggggggtgtgacGTCATGCGACAGAAGGGTGATGTCACGCGGAGGGGAGGGGCTCCCCGGGCGGCATCACCCTGCAGGGCGTGACGTCAGAGTGACGTCACCCCCCCGCCGCATCCCCCCTGTGATGACGCCACGCCCAGTGGCGGTgacgccccccccccaccccctcagaAAGAACCAATCAGCTGCCGCCGCGGTTTTTATTGGCCGCCGAGAAGCCGCCAGGCCCCGCCCCGAGAGGCCacgccccctcctcctccccaagccccgcctccctccccctgccccaacaccacccacacccccccccacacacacacctctTAActccacacccccacccccacccccgcggccccttcccgccccgcccggggtggggccggccccgccccgcccgggccccgccccggccccgcccggccccgcccatCAGAGCTCGCCGCGGGCGTGGCGGATGTAGTGGCGGTGCAGAGCCCCCTCGCGGGCGAAGGCCCGGCCGCACTCGGTGCAGGCGtaggcgggcggggcgggcggggccgggcggggcggcggggcggggccgggcggggccggggcgtgGCGGCGCTGGTGGCGGAgcagggcgggggaggaggcgaAGGGGCGGGCGCAGACGAAGCAGACGAAGAGGGCCCCGcgcagggcggcggcggcgaagTCGCGGGGGTGCTGGCGCTTGGCGTGGCGGGCGGCGAAGGCGGCGTCGGGGAACGTGATGAGGCAGCGGCGGCACTGGGTGGAGCCCAGGCGGTCTGCGCCACCGCGTCACCCCACGGCGACCCACGGCCACCCCACGGCAACCCACCGGCAACCCACGGCCACCCCATGGCCCCCCACGGCAACCCACGGCCCGCCACGGGCACCCACAGCAACCCATGGCCCCCCATGGCCACCCCATGGCCCCCCACGGCCACGTCATGGTGACCCACAGCAacccacagccaccccacagCGACCCATGGCCACCCCATGGccccccacggccaccccacAGCAACCCCATGGCCCCCCATGGCCACATCATGGCAACCCACAGCAACCCACAGCCACCTCACGGCGACCCACggctgccccatggccccccacggccaccccatGGCCCGCCATGGgcacccacagccaccccacagCAACCCACGGCAATCCAcgggcacc
The nucleotide sequence above comes from Phalacrocorax carbo unplaced genomic scaffold, bPhaCar2.1 SCAFFOLD_161, whole genome shotgun sequence. Encoded proteins:
- the ZNF576 gene encoding zinc finger protein 576, giving the protein MSQPPPPEPPPPPPAPPPPRGAPPGPPRRGEEEEEEEEGGGGEGPPPGPPPEPRPKGCVYRLGSTQCRRCLITFPDAAFAARHAKRQHPRDFAAAALRGALFVCFVCARPFASSPALLRHQRRHAPAPPGPAPPPRPAPPAPPAYACTECGRAFAREGALHRHYIRHARGEL